One stretch of Muribaculum intestinale DNA includes these proteins:
- the tnpA gene encoding IS200/IS605 family transposase — protein sequence MSNTYTKIFLHIIFAVKGRESLLPPTIRNRVHAYIAETLRRLGHHPIKVGGVQNHVHILVDYSPSQSIPEMVRDTKASTTKFINSQRFIPFLFAWQRGYACFSHSPSQIPDVKSYVEHQNEHHNNMSLRDEIVKLYTRYGIEYNEEYIFEDHTN from the coding sequence ATGTCGAACACTTACACCAAAATATTCCTACATATCATATTCGCCGTAAAAGGCCGGGAATCTCTATTGCCACCAACAATCCGCAATAGAGTGCATGCATACATAGCCGAGACGCTGCGCCGACTTGGCCACCATCCGATAAAGGTCGGAGGCGTTCAAAACCATGTGCACATACTTGTCGATTATTCCCCATCACAGTCAATACCGGAAATGGTAAGGGATACCAAAGCGTCGACAACAAAATTTATAAACTCTCAACGCTTTATTCCATTCCTATTTGCATGGCAAAGAGGATATGCATGTTTCTCCCATTCACCATCGCAGATACCGGATGTAAAATCATATGTCGAGCACCAGAACGAACATCATAACAACATGTCTCTGCGCGATGAAATCGTGAAACTCTACACCCGCTACGGCATCGAATACAATGAAGAATATATCTTTGAAGACCACACGAATTAG
- the argS gene encoding arginine--tRNA ligase, with the protein MSIDSIIQEAVARAVASLYGIEADAASIVPQATRKEFEGNLTIVVFPWVKAARKAPEAVGKEIGDWLTANEPAVKGYNVVKGFLNIVIEPTYFTAMLRHMAADSDFGFRKAGADSPLVMVEYSSPNTNKPLHLGHMRNNLLGYSLSRILSACGNRVVKTNIVNDRGIHICKSMLAWQKWGEGVTPEKAGKKGDHLIGDFYVLFDKHYKEEVKALVAGGMGEEEAKNAAPLMQEAREMLRRWEQKDPEVRALWAMMNEWVYAGFDETYKRLGVDFDKIYYESETYLEGKDKVLEGLEKGIMYRKEDGSVWADLTDAGLDHKLLLRSDGTSVYMTQDIGTAKLRYQDFPIDKMIYVVGNEQNYHFQVLSLLLDRLGFKWGKDLVHFSYGMVELPEGKMKSREGTVVDADDLMDEMIQGAREVSNERGRGDMSPEEADEVARIVGMGALKYFLLKVDPRKNMTFNPKESIDFNGNTGPFIQYTYARIRSVLRKAAESGIAIEGYDTVEPNEKETSLIQHLADFPALVAEAGRSYSPALVANYVYELVKEYNQFYHDCTILNEPDTAVRAMRLALSALTADVVRRGMWLLGIEVPERM; encoded by the coding sequence ATGTCGATAGATAGCATCATACAGGAGGCGGTAGCGAGAGCGGTTGCCTCACTCTACGGCATTGAGGCCGATGCAGCAAGCATCGTGCCCCAGGCCACACGTAAGGAATTCGAGGGAAACCTCACTATCGTGGTATTCCCTTGGGTGAAAGCGGCCCGCAAGGCTCCCGAGGCTGTGGGCAAGGAGATTGGCGATTGGCTTACCGCCAACGAGCCTGCCGTGAAGGGCTACAATGTAGTGAAAGGATTTCTCAACATCGTCATCGAGCCTACATATTTCACGGCTATGTTGCGCCACATGGCTGCCGACAGCGACTTCGGCTTCAGGAAGGCCGGCGCCGACAGCCCACTGGTCATGGTGGAATACTCGTCGCCCAACACCAATAAGCCTCTCCACCTGGGCCACATGCGCAACAACCTGCTCGGCTACAGCCTGTCGCGCATACTCAGCGCCTGCGGCAACCGTGTGGTGAAGACCAACATCGTCAACGACCGCGGCATACACATCTGCAAGTCGATGCTCGCATGGCAGAAATGGGGCGAAGGCGTGACTCCCGAGAAGGCCGGAAAGAAGGGCGACCATCTGATCGGCGACTTCTACGTGCTGTTTGACAAGCACTACAAAGAGGAGGTGAAGGCTCTTGTAGCCGGCGGAATGGGCGAAGAGGAGGCAAAGAATGCCGCTCCCCTGATGCAGGAGGCCCGCGAGATGCTACGCCGATGGGAACAGAAGGACCCCGAAGTGCGCGCGCTCTGGGCAATGATGAACGAGTGGGTGTATGCCGGATTCGACGAGACATACAAGCGTCTGGGTGTCGACTTCGACAAGATATATTATGAGAGCGAGACTTACCTCGAGGGTAAGGACAAGGTGCTCGAAGGCCTGGAAAAAGGCATCATGTACCGCAAGGAGGATGGCTCGGTATGGGCCGACCTCACCGACGCCGGACTCGACCACAAGCTCCTGCTCCGCTCCGACGGTACCTCTGTATACATGACCCAGGATATCGGCACCGCCAAACTGCGCTACCAGGATTTCCCCATCGACAAGATGATTTACGTCGTGGGCAACGAGCAGAACTACCACTTCCAGGTGCTGTCGCTGTTGCTCGACCGCCTCGGATTCAAGTGGGGCAAGGACCTTGTGCATTTCTCCTACGGCATGGTCGAGCTCCCCGAAGGCAAGATGAAGAGCCGCGAGGGCACAGTGGTCGACGCCGACGACCTCATGGACGAGATGATACAGGGCGCACGCGAGGTGAGCAACGAGCGTGGACGCGGCGACATGTCGCCCGAAGAGGCCGACGAGGTGGCACGCATCGTAGGCATGGGAGCGCTCAAATACTTCCTGCTCAAGGTCGACCCGCGCAAGAACATGACCTTCAACCCCAAGGAGTCGATTGACTTCAACGGCAACACCGGCCCCTTCATCCAGTACACCTACGCACGCATCCGCTCGGTACTACGCAAGGCCGCCGAGTCAGGCATCGCCATCGAAGGATACGACACCGTCGAGCCCAACGAAAAGGAAACATCGCTCATACAGCATCTGGCCGACTTCCCCGCGCTCGTGGCCGAGGCCGGACGCAGCTACTCGCCCGCGCTCGTGGCCAACTATGTCTACGAGCTGGTGAAGGAGTACAACCAGTTCTACCACGACTGCACCATTCTCAACGAGCCCGACACCGCCGTACGCGCCATGCGCCTCGCGCTCAGCGCTCTCACTGCCGATGTCGTGCGCCGCGGCATGTGGCTCCTCGGCATCGAGGTGCCCGAACGCATGTGA
- a CDS encoding DUF4302 domain-containing protein, translating into MKLYSRFLTASALLAIAGIAATSCSNKEDDIFDDAAAVRMDAAKADTKALLISAPNGWELSYFADNEWEPGYVILMKFHNDESVEMAGSNAWVANAFMSQDRYAVQRETSLYKMISDDGPVLTFDTFNKMLHIFSEPYNLPSATYNPENVPFPIGPQEKSPVSGKDTDVNESGYGHNGDYEFVILSKTDNEIILRGKKTRINMRLRRLADDTDWDTYFATVNRLAENTFSNRFGDLKIVVGGHELHLSNLTSGVMSILADDDDPLMETVKIPFVYTPDGIRLREPYKGFEDRLADIAIQNFAFNEDGTLRCTDRDVEFALNSSYPEIFGMRNYSWNIDLENAGGETKTILDQVIAEFEAHNSYRGLKFLYFNYSSASHKYALTIRVSRIASLGSIYGEYQYGENNSIKMSFNAADGDKNGIDRVSKIPAMQQFLQQISAKTWIVSSDAPMAPEKMKFTNAEDPSDFFNISLK; encoded by the coding sequence ATGAAACTATACAGCAGATTCCTTACAGCCTCAGCCCTGCTCGCAATCGCGGGAATTGCCGCCACATCATGCTCCAACAAGGAGGACGACATATTCGACGACGCGGCAGCCGTGCGTATGGACGCAGCAAAGGCCGATACAAAGGCGCTACTCATAAGCGCCCCCAACGGCTGGGAACTCTCCTACTTCGCCGACAACGAATGGGAGCCCGGCTACGTGATTCTCATGAAATTCCACAACGATGAGTCAGTCGAAATGGCAGGTTCCAACGCATGGGTGGCCAACGCATTCATGTCGCAGGACCGCTACGCCGTGCAGCGCGAGACATCGCTCTACAAGATGATTTCCGACGACGGCCCCGTGCTCACATTCGACACATTCAACAAGATGCTCCACATATTCTCGGAGCCGTACAACCTCCCCTCGGCCACATACAACCCTGAAAACGTGCCATTCCCCATCGGCCCGCAGGAGAAAAGCCCCGTCAGCGGAAAAGACACTGATGTCAACGAGTCAGGCTACGGACACAACGGCGACTACGAGTTTGTAATCCTCTCGAAGACCGACAACGAAATCATTCTCCGCGGCAAGAAGACCCGCATCAACATGCGCCTGCGCCGCCTCGCCGACGACACCGACTGGGATACATATTTTGCCACTGTCAACCGTCTCGCTGAGAATACTTTCTCCAACCGCTTCGGCGACCTCAAGATTGTGGTAGGCGGACACGAACTCCACCTCAGCAACCTCACCTCAGGAGTGATGAGCATCCTCGCCGACGATGACGATCCCCTCATGGAGACCGTAAAGATTCCGTTCGTCTACACCCCCGACGGAATCCGCCTCCGCGAGCCTTACAAAGGCTTCGAGGACCGTCTCGCCGACATCGCAATCCAGAACTTCGCCTTCAATGAAGACGGTACCCTCCGCTGCACCGACCGCGACGTCGAGTTCGCCCTCAACAGCTCATATCCCGAAATATTCGGTATGAGAAACTACTCGTGGAATATCGACCTTGAGAATGCTGGCGGTGAGACCAAGACTATTCTTGATCAGGTTATTGCCGAATTTGAGGCCCACAACTCCTACAGAGGCTTGAAATTCCTCTATTTCAACTACTCTTCCGCATCACATAAGTATGCTCTGACAATTCGTGTATCCCGTATTGCTTCTCTCGGTTCTATCTACGGTGAATATCAATATGGCGAGAACAACAGCATTAAAATGTCATTCAATGCTGCCGACGGTGACAAAAACGGTATCGACCGCGTAAGCAAGATTCCTGCCATGCAGCAGTTCCTACAACAGATTTCAGCCAAGACATGGATTGTCTCTTCTGATGCACCCATGGCCCCGGAAAAAATGAAATTTACCAATGCTGAGGACCCTTCTGATTTCTTCAACATCTCTTTAAAATAA
- a CDS encoding SusC/RagA family TonB-linked outer membrane protein, translating to MEKRIMLLLVTLCACIGMWAQVRVTGVVYSAEDDEPLIGATVAVKGKPAIATSTDLDGNFTLSVPSAGSTLVVTYVGMKPAEVKASSSPLTIKLESNAQQLGEVVVTGMSKMDKRLFTGATTKIDAEDARLSGVSDISRSLEGRAAGVSVQNVSGTFGTAPKIRVRGATSIYGNSKPLWVVDGVVLEDAVEVSADDLSSGDATTLISSAIAGLNADDIESFQILKDGSATSIYGARAMAGVIVVTTKKGKAGTTTLNYTGEFTYRMKPRYGDFNIMNSQEQMGVYKEMLEKGWLELSSLTKASESGVFGKMYQLINKYDPATGSFGLPNTQEAQYNYLRQAEFRNTDWFDELFQNNIMQNHAVSMSGGTDKGRFYSSISVMNDPGWTISSKVQRYTFNGNASYDLSPTVRVSILTSDSYRKQTAPGTLSQETDIVSGQVKRGFDINPYSYALNTSRTLDADEQYTRNYAGFNIKDELENNYIELGVTDLKFQGELNWRPFQGLDLTALGSYRYQRSTSEHFVKDNSNQANAYRAGIIPEDATIRDANKYLYTNPDDPNALPETILPQGGIYFNNAYSISQLDFRFNAQYNTTINRDHIINAMVGTEVAKTDRNAVSFQGWGFCYENGNIPFVDYNLFKQQVEEGSTYYSNQWTYRRSAAFFGTATYSYAARYIITGTARYEGTNKLGKARKSRWLPTWNVSGAWNAHEEPFWEALMPTFSHATLKGSYSLTADSGPDYVSNATAIFNPYTPWRPLSSVKELGIELESIANGELTYEKKHELNLGVDLGFFNNRINVVFDWYRRNNYDLIGTIFTQGVGGENQKYANVAEMASHGVEFTVSTRNFQGRDFSWSTDLTFAYAKNKITNLDAQSRVIDLITGNGYPMEGYPVRALFSIPFMGLNDEGLPTFINENGELTTSDFNFQEFEKMDHLVYEGPTDPTITGGFGNVFRWRNWHANVFITYSFGNKIRLDPVFAESYNDLTAMPREFKNRWVNPGDEKYTDIPVIASKVQTHNDPYLNYAFNAYNYSTARIAKGDFIRMKDISISYDVPTSFMQKLRMRSASFKLAATNLFLIYSDKKLNGQDPEFFNSGGVATPTPKQFTFTVRLGF from the coding sequence ATGGAGAAAAGAATTATGCTGTTATTGGTGACACTGTGCGCATGCATCGGCATGTGGGCCCAGGTCCGTGTAACAGGTGTTGTTTATTCCGCAGAAGATGATGAGCCTCTGATTGGCGCCACGGTAGCGGTTAAAGGCAAGCCTGCCATCGCCACATCTACCGACCTTGACGGAAACTTTACGCTAAGCGTACCGTCAGCCGGCTCCACGCTCGTGGTGACATACGTGGGTATGAAGCCTGCCGAAGTCAAGGCATCATCTTCACCCCTCACCATCAAGCTCGAAAGCAACGCTCAGCAGCTCGGCGAGGTAGTGGTTACTGGTATGTCTAAGATGGACAAACGATTATTCACCGGTGCGACTACCAAAATTGACGCCGAGGATGCACGCCTCTCCGGTGTAAGCGATATTTCCCGTTCTCTCGAAGGCCGTGCCGCCGGTGTGTCGGTGCAGAATGTGTCAGGCACATTCGGTACCGCTCCAAAAATCCGTGTGCGCGGTGCCACTTCAATCTACGGTAACTCCAAGCCCCTCTGGGTGGTCGACGGTGTCGTGCTTGAGGATGCTGTCGAGGTTTCGGCCGACGACCTCTCGTCGGGCGACGCCACAACCCTTATATCTTCAGCCATCGCAGGCCTCAACGCCGACGACATCGAGTCGTTCCAGATTCTAAAGGACGGCTCCGCCACATCTATATATGGCGCGCGCGCCATGGCCGGTGTGATTGTCGTTACCACAAAGAAAGGTAAGGCCGGCACAACCACCCTCAACTACACCGGCGAGTTCACCTACCGCATGAAGCCCCGCTACGGCGACTTCAACATCATGAACTCGCAGGAGCAGATGGGCGTATACAAGGAAATGCTCGAAAAGGGCTGGCTCGAACTCTCGTCGCTCACCAAGGCATCCGAGTCGGGTGTGTTCGGCAAGATGTACCAGCTCATCAACAAATACGACCCCGCCACAGGCTCGTTCGGCCTCCCCAACACTCAGGAAGCGCAGTACAACTACCTCCGTCAGGCCGAATTCCGCAACACCGACTGGTTTGACGAACTGTTCCAGAACAACATCATGCAGAACCACGCCGTAAGCATGTCGGGCGGTACCGACAAGGGTCGCTTCTACTCTTCTATCTCGGTAATGAACGACCCGGGATGGACAATCTCCTCGAAGGTACAGCGCTACACTTTCAACGGTAACGCATCCTACGACCTGTCACCTACCGTACGCGTCTCGATCCTCACCTCCGACAGCTACCGCAAGCAGACCGCTCCCGGTACACTCTCGCAGGAGACCGACATAGTGTCGGGTCAGGTAAAGCGCGGATTCGACATCAACCCCTACAGCTACGCCCTCAACACATCGCGTACGCTTGACGCCGACGAACAGTATACCCGCAACTATGCCGGCTTCAACATCAAGGACGAGCTCGAAAACAACTACATCGAGCTGGGTGTGACCGACCTCAAGTTCCAGGGCGAGCTCAACTGGCGCCCCTTCCAGGGCCTCGACCTCACAGCCCTCGGTTCATACCGTTACCAGCGCTCAACCTCCGAGCACTTCGTAAAGGACAACTCCAACCAGGCCAACGCCTACCGCGCAGGTATCATACCCGAGGATGCCACCATCCGCGACGCAAACAAATATCTCTATACCAACCCCGACGATCCCAACGCACTTCCCGAGACAATCCTCCCCCAGGGCGGTATATACTTCAACAACGCATACTCTATCTCGCAGCTCGACTTCCGATTCAACGCTCAGTACAACACTACCATCAACCGCGACCACATCATCAACGCCATGGTAGGTACCGAAGTCGCCAAGACCGACCGCAACGCCGTGTCGTTCCAGGGATGGGGATTCTGCTACGAAAACGGTAACATTCCCTTCGTCGACTACAACCTCTTCAAGCAGCAGGTAGAGGAAGGCTCCACCTACTACTCCAACCAGTGGACCTACCGCCGCAGCGCCGCATTCTTCGGCACAGCAACCTACTCCTACGCAGCGCGCTACATCATCACCGGTACCGCACGCTACGAAGGAACCAACAAGCTCGGAAAGGCCCGCAAATCACGCTGGCTCCCCACATGGAACGTGTCTGGTGCATGGAATGCCCACGAAGAACCCTTCTGGGAAGCGCTCATGCCCACATTCAGCCACGCCACACTCAAAGGTTCATACTCGCTGACAGCCGATTCAGGCCCCGACTATGTATCCAACGCCACCGCCATCTTCAACCCCTACACCCCCTGGCGCCCGCTCAGCTCCGTCAAGGAACTCGGTATCGAGCTTGAGTCTATCGCCAACGGCGAGCTTACCTACGAGAAGAAGCACGAGCTCAACCTCGGTGTCGACCTCGGATTCTTCAACAACCGCATCAACGTAGTGTTCGACTGGTATCGCCGTAACAACTACGACCTCATCGGCACCATCTTCACCCAGGGTGTCGGCGGTGAGAACCAGAAGTATGCCAACGTAGCCGAAATGGCCTCACACGGCGTCGAGTTCACCGTATCTACTCGCAACTTCCAGGGACGCGACTTCTCTTGGTCGACCGACCTCACATTCGCCTACGCCAAAAACAAGATTACCAACCTCGACGCTCAGTCGCGTGTAATCGACCTCATCACCGGCAACGGCTACCCGATGGAAGGCTACCCCGTGCGCGCCCTCTTCTCAATCCCCTTCATGGGCCTTAACGACGAGGGTCTCCCCACCTTCATCAACGAAAACGGCGAGCTCACCACCTCCGACTTCAACTTCCAGGAGTTTGAGAAGATGGACCACCTCGTATACGAAGGTCCCACCGACCCGACAATCACCGGCGGTTTCGGCAACGTGTTCCGCTGGCGCAACTGGCATGCCAACGTGTTCATCACCTACTCGTTCGGCAACAAGATTCGCCTCGACCCGGTATTCGCCGAGTCCTACAACGACCTTACCGCCATGCCCCGCGAGTTCAAAAACCGTTGGGTAAACCCCGGCGACGAGAAGTATACCGACATTCCGGTAATCGCATCAAAGGTTCAGACCCACAACGACCCCTACCTCAACTATGCGTTCAACGCCTACAACTACTCTACCGCACGCATAGCAAAGGGCGACTTCATCCGCATGAAGGACATCTCCATCAGCTACGATGTCCCCACATCATTCATGCAGAAACTCCGCATGCGCTCGGCTTCGTTCAAGCTCGCCGCCACCAACCTCTTCCTCATCTACTCCGACAAGAAGCTCAACGGACAGGACCCCGAGTTCTTCAACTCCGGAGGTGTGGCTACCCCTACTCCCAAGCAGTTCACATTCACCGTGCGTCTCGGATTCTAA
- a CDS encoding RagB/SusD family nutrient uptake outer membrane protein produces the protein MQLKNLKYIPLAGILVTLTGCDDFLDHTPDNRVTISTPTQVTQLLVNAYSDGNHATICELSSDNIVDNTSPDENGVRYNLSGDSNYAPADDEAFAWEDIKSGIQQDTPSHIWSGAYHAIAVCNYALQAIEQLEAQGRGDEVAAQKGEALVSRAYHHFILANLFCLPYAGAEASKSIPGIPYMTDIETEVKPQYDRGNLADVFDHIEKDLAVGLPLVNDNLHPLAPKYHFTIASAHAFAARFYLFARKYDLAEKHATIALGDAGAPTSMRNFWTKTFSTRQALTQSYIDVSDPGNLMLVATSSIYYRVIGQKYAHNREAKAATTHSTGPTWSKYTFHPCFNGKLYYYGQSEYGSVFAPMLELFEYTDKIAGIGYVHHIRPEFTKEEVLLTRAEARIYMRKISEAVADLSAWDVSRWTNLPVSDKPDCELTLEVINKFYADEGDTHGLRKNGIVSPINIDQVCTPANASWNYGDDIQHLVECVLHFRRLERIDMGDRWFDIRRNGIEITHKIGRSRVEHLPLGDTRRAFQIPADVLSAGFPENNRIPVSSGGADATLSTESYKKPISARP, from the coding sequence ATGCAACTCAAGAATCTAAAATATATACCCCTGGCAGGAATCCTCGTGACCCTCACCGGCTGCGACGACTTCCTCGACCACACGCCCGACAACCGCGTGACCATATCCACACCCACGCAGGTCACCCAGCTGCTGGTCAACGCCTATTCCGACGGCAACCACGCCACAATCTGCGAACTCTCCTCCGACAATATCGTCGACAACACCTCGCCCGATGAAAACGGAGTGCGCTACAACCTCAGCGGAGACTCCAACTACGCTCCCGCCGACGACGAGGCTTTCGCGTGGGAAGACATCAAGAGCGGCATCCAGCAGGACACCCCATCTCATATATGGTCAGGTGCCTACCACGCCATCGCAGTCTGCAACTACGCCCTCCAGGCCATCGAGCAGCTCGAGGCACAGGGCCGTGGCGACGAAGTGGCCGCTCAGAAGGGCGAGGCACTCGTAAGCCGCGCTTACCACCACTTCATCCTCGCCAACCTCTTCTGCCTCCCGTATGCAGGAGCCGAGGCATCGAAGTCGATTCCCGGCATACCCTACATGACCGATATCGAGACCGAGGTCAAGCCCCAGTACGACCGAGGCAACCTTGCCGACGTATTCGACCATATCGAGAAGGATCTCGCAGTCGGACTCCCCCTCGTCAACGACAATCTCCATCCGCTCGCTCCCAAATACCATTTCACCATAGCGTCGGCCCACGCTTTCGCGGCTCGCTTCTACCTCTTCGCACGCAAGTACGACCTCGCTGAGAAGCACGCCACAATAGCCCTCGGCGATGCGGGAGCCCCGACCTCGATGCGCAATTTCTGGACAAAGACGTTCTCCACACGACAGGCGCTCACACAGTCGTACATCGATGTGTCCGACCCCGGCAACCTCATGCTCGTGGCCACTTCATCGATATATTATCGTGTAATCGGTCAGAAATACGCCCACAACCGCGAGGCCAAGGCAGCTACAACCCACTCGACAGGCCCGACATGGTCCAAATACACATTCCACCCCTGCTTCAACGGAAAGCTCTATTATTACGGACAAAGCGAATACGGCTCGGTATTCGCCCCGATGCTTGAGCTGTTTGAATACACCGACAAGATTGCTGGTATAGGATATGTACACCACATCCGCCCCGAGTTCACAAAGGAAGAAGTGCTCCTCACACGCGCCGAGGCACGCATCTACATGCGCAAGATCTCAGAAGCCGTGGCCGACCTCAGCGCCTGGGATGTCAGCCGGTGGACCAATCTCCCCGTAAGCGACAAGCCCGACTGTGAGCTAACTCTCGAAGTTATCAACAAATTCTACGCCGACGAAGGCGACACCCACGGACTCCGCAAAAACGGCATCGTAAGCCCCATCAATATAGATCAGGTGTGCACACCCGCCAATGCATCATGGAACTACGGCGATGACATCCAGCACCTCGTTGAGTGCGTGCTCCACTTCCGCCGCCTTGAGCGCATAGACATGGGCGACCGTTGGTTCGACATCCGCCGCAACGGTATCGAAATCACCCACAAAATCGGACGCTCGCGCGTAGAGCATCTCCCCCTCGGTGACACACGCCGCGCCTTCCAGATTCCCGCCGATGTACTTTCCGCCGGATTCCCTGAGAACAACCGCATCCCCGTATCCTCCGGAGGAGCCGATGCCACACTATCAACCGAAAGCTACAAAAAGCCAATCTCCGCACGTCCTTAA
- a CDS encoding Bax inhibitor-1 family protein, whose product MYPQNYNNYNGGQDALDMRVSHVMRNVYLKMFLALLVTTAASFAVGAIPGLTYFLATHTWVYWGLLIVELVMVYSISGGVKRMSGGVATGLFYLYAVLNGVVFSLIFCAYSFDSIFKTFLITAGVFGAMSVYGYFTSNDLTKIGSFLYMALFGLIICIVVNLFWSNGVLDWIISAAGVLIFIGLTAYDTQKVKEWAQSGAMADSRLATIGALSLYLDFVNLFLYLLRFFGSSRD is encoded by the coding sequence ATGTATCCTCAGAACTACAACAACTACAACGGAGGCCAGGACGCACTCGACATGCGCGTGTCCCACGTGATGCGCAACGTCTATCTAAAGATGTTCCTCGCCCTGCTCGTGACCACAGCCGCATCGTTTGCTGTCGGAGCCATCCCCGGGCTCACATACTTCCTCGCCACCCACACCTGGGTATACTGGGGCCTGCTCATCGTTGAGCTGGTGATGGTCTACTCCATCTCGGGAGGCGTCAAGCGCATGTCGGGAGGTGTGGCCACCGGACTGTTCTACCTCTACGCGGTGCTCAACGGTGTGGTGTTCTCGCTGATATTCTGCGCCTACAGCTTCGACTCCATCTTCAAGACATTCCTTATCACAGCCGGAGTGTTCGGCGCGATGAGCGTATACGGCTACTTCACCTCCAACGACCTCACGAAAATCGGTTCGTTCCTCTACATGGCCCTCTTCGGCCTCATTATCTGCATCGTGGTCAACCTCTTCTGGTCCAATGGCGTACTCGACTGGATAATCTCGGCCGCAGGCGTGCTGATATTCATCGGCCTCACAGCCTATGACACACAGAAAGTGAAGGAATGGGCACAGTCGGGTGCCATGGCCGACAGCCGCCTCGCCACCATAGGCGCCCTGTCGCTCTATCTCGACTTTGTCAACCTCTTCCTCTACCTGCTCCGATTCTTCGGCAGCAGCCGCGACTGA
- a CDS encoding substrate import-associated zinc metallohydrolase lipoprotein produces the protein MKKYIIGSAVCLALAGAFASCSSDDDLDPVSIFQPEPDVLDPTSPTYKFDKWVKKNYLDEYNMTFTYRMKSLATDPDYNLVPASLDKSMQLAVLTKYLWYDVYDQITGSTDFLRQYGPKMLHIIGSSAVNPSTGTEILGLAEGGLKVSLFVVNDLDPENAELLNAKYFKTMHHEFSHILHQTKTYPKSFDEINAANYEPNTWQDRLGGTTCSLGFTSPYASGQAREDFAETCANYIVRTPDEWELTLWLADRGWVEVDDSFITYALSDVWPGAFRDLDKTGIDDAVMQKYGFCYYYYRNQSDKDQNRKTYFGQFVEREEVYYLTNLQLTVDATGSCSTPDFEYVNDYFYYIAGGGQKFKKVADFEAWVKTNFTDKGIEIFPAAASEKTEDGGDGRDGRAIILEKVSIARQWFASAWGIDMDALRALVQERQSDIDINELLKQIDDIDKVPDAE, from the coding sequence ATGAAAAAATATATCATAGGTTCAGCCGTCTGCCTCGCCCTTGCAGGAGCATTCGCATCATGCAGCAGCGATGACGATCTCGACCCGGTCTCAATATTCCAGCCGGAACCAGACGTGCTCGACCCCACATCCCCTACCTATAAGTTCGACAAGTGGGTGAAGAAGAACTACCTCGACGAGTACAACATGACTTTCACCTACCGCATGAAGTCGCTCGCCACCGACCCCGACTACAATCTCGTGCCCGCATCGCTCGACAAGTCGATGCAGCTTGCCGTGCTCACCAAATACCTCTGGTACGATGTCTACGACCAGATTACCGGCAGCACCGACTTCCTCCGCCAGTACGGGCCCAAGATGCTCCACATCATCGGCTCGTCGGCCGTCAATCCCTCGACCGGCACTGAAATCCTCGGTCTCGCCGAGGGTGGTCTGAAAGTGTCGCTTTTCGTGGTAAACGACCTCGATCCCGAGAATGCCGAGCTCCTCAATGCAAAGTACTTCAAGACAATGCACCACGAGTTCTCCCACATTCTCCACCAGACAAAGACCTACCCAAAGAGCTTCGACGAGATTAACGCAGCCAACTACGAGCCCAACACCTGGCAGGATCGTCTCGGAGGCACCACATGCTCACTGGGCTTCACATCACCCTACGCATCCGGTCAGGCCCGCGAGGACTTCGCCGAGACATGTGCCAACTACATCGTGCGTACACCCGACGAATGGGAGCTAACCCTCTGGCTCGCCGACCGAGGATGGGTTGAGGTTGACGACAGCTTTATCACATATGCCCTTTCCGACGTCTGGCCCGGCGCTTTCAGGGATCTCGACAAGACCGGTATTGACGACGCCGTAATGCAGAAATACGGCTTCTGCTACTACTACTACCGCAACCAGAGCGATAAAGACCAAAACCGCAAAACCTATTTCGGCCAATTTGTCGAACGCGAGGAGGTATACTACCTGACCAACCTTCAGCTCACAGTCGATGCGACAGGCTCATGCAGCACTCCCGACTTTGAATATGTCAACGACTACTTCTACTACATCGCGGGCGGTGGTCAGAAATTCAAAAAAGTCGCAGACTTCGAGGCCTGGGTCAAGACCAACTTCACCGACAAAGGCATCGAGATATTCCCTGCCGCAGCCTCTGAAAAGACCGAGGACGGCGGTGACGGCCGCGACGGCCGTGCGATTATCCTCGAAAAGGTGTCAATCGCACGCCAGTGGTTCGCATCGGCATGGGGCATCGACATGGACGCCCTCCGTGCCCTCGTCCAGGAGCGTCAGAGCGATATCGATATCAACGAGCTCCTCAAGCAGATCGACGATATCGACAAAGTCCCGGATGCCGAGTAA